The DNA segment cacacgaacacacattCTAAATAGACCAATGTGCGAAAAAAAAAGCCCTCTGTAGCCCTGCCCTAGCGCAACGAAACGCTGCAACTGCCTTTAGCTCTTTCCTTTGTCTTTAGTCTATCAGAAGCCAGTCCTAACCTAGCTTAGTCTACTTTGTAAGCAAATCCATTTGCTGCTTAATTGTCTTTAGAAGGGATCCTGAGTATATTTCCTTAAGAGTATAAGTCTAGCTTTTAGTTAGATGTTGTTGGGGTAAACGAACTCAAAGTGAGCTCCTCCTTGTAAGGTCGTCTGTTTAGAACCATTACATAACCAAAACCACAAGTTTTAAAactccaaaataaatttttaaaaaggtaAGTTAATATTACACCATTAAACGTCAAGGAAACAAGCTCTATagatattttaaacaattttatacAAAAACTCTCTTTTACTACTACTTACAACATTTATTTTAGAATCTACAACATTTTCCAACAATACACATTACCAATCACAACAAAAACATTttacaaaaatcaatttttacaGTGGAGGTTGTAGGCCAACCTTTTACAGCTCTTCCTTCGTCTGTTTGCATCCATAATTTCAAACAGAGCTTGTTACATTTTTGTTAGAGGTTGGGTTAAAAGTCTCCATGTCTGGAAAAACCTAAAGCGTCATTGATGTAGATATGTAAGAAGGAACAAATAAAGAAGGGTAACTAATCAATGAAAGAAACGAAGGAGATAGATATTTTAACAATGCAAGCTCTCTACTCTCTATATTCTCCTCAACTTTCCAAGGCAGGTACGAAGGAACTTGGTTTCCGTACAACATCCCAGTCCCAGACACTCTTTCACGGCATGGACTAGAATCAGAAACAGACGAGATGATCGCTCATTGAAACACAGGGAATGAGATCAACTGCAAGTTGTATCCTGAGCTGATAGAAACCCAAATCACCTGGCTTGCTATATCTGCGCTTTCTCAGAGGAATAATCTAACCAGTAAGCTGCTATCTATCTACTCAAATATACAAGTGACTGGGATGGGATCATTATTATCCTAATTAAAGACCAACAGAGGAACAAACTTCAAAAGTTTCTACTCAGATATGTGTTTCAGGCGACATTATATTCAATTTGGAATATGCAAAAGATGGGAGTACTTGAGTAACGAGAGCAACATGGTTTTCAGTTAGCTAACCCATCTTTAATTTTAGCTGTTTTCACCATTTTTTCTTCTGCAAAGTCAATTAACAAAAAGCAATGTTATAGAAAAAATTGCTTGGTCCATACAATAAATTTATCATTCTTTACAAattctttgaaaaaaaattcgttTGGTTTGGTCCATAAAATAAAATCGATGACAAAAGGACTAACAAAAATTGCGTGTTCCATATAAAGTCAATGGAAAATTAAACAGTAAAAAATTCCGCTGCCGGGCATCGAACCCGGATTTCAAGGATGCGAACAGCCCCTGTTTGATCGTTCAAAGAACGAAGGACTGCCCGCTTAAACATTGAAATTAACCATTGTGCTACAGCGGATCAAGTTGCTTAAGTAATAAGtaaatgttatttatttattaatttaaacatGAATGGACTTTAAGAATTGTTACACTAAACCCTCTAATTATCTAAAAAAGATTTTGGGCATGAAGATGATGCATAGAGTCCATAATATGCTGACGGTAAAGACGATTACATTCAAGTTTCATGTGTTTACATTAGAAAAACTTAACATAATGGTAGTCCACAGTTGATGCTTCATACTGGGATTGGTCCAAGAAGTTATCTTTCGACTTGGCGTATCCCTGTGGCTCTTGACCAGCCGCATGTGGGAGGATAAACCGAGGAACGGTGTCACCATTGGTCCTCCGGTTCCAATGGCGAACTCGCTGATACAAGTAGTAGGTATTACTGAGGAAGGTGCTTCTCTGGAGGCTGCTTCCAGATACATTCTCCAAGATAAAACCCAATTATTAGTGTCTACTGGTTTACTAAGGTTGGCCTGATAGGATAAACCCAATTGTTTGATTCAACTACTTTAGCGATCCACAGGATCAACCTTCAATATCCCTCCCGGGAAGAATCCACAAGCTGCCTTGATGAGATACAAGATGAGCTTGATGACATTTTCTGGATTAGTCTTACTGAATCTTTTGCTGTATTTTCCACCTGTAGCATTCTAGTAGTTGATTCTACAGTTAGTCTGTTCATTTGTTTATTCTTTCATTGGACTCCTCTGCTTAATTCATGTGACAAGAGTATAGCGAGTTCGTGTTTAGCTGATGTAAACATCAGGACTGAGATGTAATAATCAATAGCTGATTTTACTCAGAGTAGCTATTATAATAAAGTTCAAGCCTTGCTCTGTCAGAAAGCAAGGGACATGTTACATTGACTCCTTCGACTTCCATCAACCAAGATGATCCACAAGCCTCGAAATGATATTCACTGGTCTCACAAGACTCTACGGATAAGATGTATCCTAGTCAATGAAGCCAAAATATGACTCGAACATAAACTTTTTAATGCACAATTCAAAAGGAAATCATCTTATTGCAATGGTAAAAGCTAAAGACAAAAGAAGGTttttatataaagttataaacaaaGCATATCTCAAAGTGAGAAATATACACAAATGTGCCAGTATTAGCAGATAATAACTGTAACGTTTCCATAAGGACCTCGTCCCAAAGCATATGGTTGTTGATTCGCTGACTCATCCTCTGGCCTTGAGCTCCGCAAGCCTCCTGGACAAATCATCCTCACCGACTTTCTCCTCTGTCGCAGTAGGGATGGCATGACCAGCAGGCTGAGGTAACCCAACAGAGACTTCAAGACCATAGTCATCAGCTACTTGCTGCATCAGGCTGTTGACTTCGCCTTCAGGAGTGGACAATGATGTTGAACCAGCCATAGCGTTCTCCATGAACTCAGCTTGGACCTCCATGTTCACAAACTGCTTCTCAAATGAATCCATAGTCTCTGACATCTTCTGAAGATTGCCTGttgaaaagaaaacagagaacATATAAGAACCCAATGAATCTACTTAAACGTGTCGACTCGTCGCTCGCGCTATACATTCTTCTCCCTTCAAGCTAGTTTCCTCTAAAACAAACCTTTCTTTCAACCAACAAAGAATCCTGCAAGTCCACATTCACCTAAACCCTAACAACAGACAGAACCAACACTACAATCAAACACATTTTGTCTGCAACAGACAGAACCCCAAATTGAATACAATACAACTCAATGAATCTACTTAGACTAGTCTACTCCGTGATATACATTCTCCTTCCTTCATGCTACTTTCCTCTTAAGAGAAGAACTATGCAATTGAGACCAAAGGACGCTACTTTCCTCTTGGGTTTCTATAAAGACAAAACCTTTCTCTCTACCCAGAAACAATCATGCAAATCCACATTCacctaaaccctaattaacGATCGACATACCTGTGGCGAGGGAAGACTCGAGGGATTTGACGATGTTAGTCATGGATTTGGTGATGGTGGCCATCTTAGCCTGAGTGTCTAAGCGAGCAACAACAGCGTCGAGGCGAGACGCGAGGCGGAGGTAGTTCATCTGCTCGCTGCGTTTACGAATAGCGTTCTCGGCGTAGATCCGAGCTCCATCCATGTTTCCCTTCTCGATCGCCTTCTTCACCTTGAGTTTCTCTGCTTTCTCTTCCTTCTCGCACTTCCTTGACTGCCTTTGGAGAGATTTTGAGGTGAATTTGAGGTCGAAGATTTGGTTCATTAGCTTATCTGTGTTACCCATGTTGATCGATTTTTCTCTACACGTCCTCTGGAATTCGATTGAGAGAAAATTAACAAACAGAGGATTAGAGTTTTCTTCGGATTTGGGAAAAAATATCTCGACGCGTTATGgaccaagaagatgaagaaagcaGAAGGAATCTAATTAAGTGGGCCCCGTCAAGTTTGGTTTTCTTAAATCTGATCGGACTTAGCCGGTTCAATTTAAACGTGATTGTCGGTAGTACCCGGTTTAACATTGTATCGATTATAAACGGCGGTTACTGACACGCGCGCATgattagagaaaaagaaagaggcaCACGTGTCAGTACTGACTAAGCACCTTCCGATGGATGACTCATCATCTGCGTGCCAACTCAGTACGAGCAGCTCCTTTTGGCATGCATGTAACTGTTTTCAAACTCAATCCAAATTTGGAAACCAAAGCTTTGTCTTTACCCTTTTCTAGAAACGTTTCTTGGAGCTGACGTAAGAATCAAGAAGCCGAACTAAACCCCCCAATCTTATCGTGAGGGATAACTAGAGATGTGTCATAAAGTCGATGTTGTCGTggagttttgatatttttgttgtACCCTGATCCTCCTTTATAATCCAGAAGCTGTAGAGAGCTAAAAGTGAGAAAAAAGGTAGAAACTTCAGCTACTGAGCGACGTTCACGAAGCAAAATACAAGGAATCTCGAAATGAATGCGAACAATGGAGAGGAGCGAATCGTTCACGAGGTTGCATTGGTGCTTCCTAAGAGGACccgaaaagaagaagaagaagaagaagactgtgTTGAAGTTTTGGTGACTGAACTAAAGAAGAGAGGGATGGTTGTCGATAGAGACGTTGGTCTCGCAGATGAGTTTCTCAAGGTCGGTCTTTCTTACAGTTGTGAAAGTCTCTATATTCAGTTCTTCCTCTTGTCTTTTCATGCAAAAGTACTGGTCtcgaaaattttgattaataagCTTGCTTAGTGGTGCCTAGGATTCgacaggtagaataccttttgcTATCAGGAGAGTAACGTGCGTTTAAATAACTAGAATTAAAGTATTGCTTTCAGGTAGCAGCTCCTTTGGAGACTTTGGAAAGTGCAGCAGCAGAGCTTCATATACGTAAACCTACTCGTCTTGGTATATATCTACCTGGTTTCTTGTACTAATAGCTTAATTTGACAAATGAACATCTGCTACGTTGCAGCATCACAGATCTTCTCTTGTCTTAATATTTGATGGTTATCTCTCATCTTCAGGAATGGATCTACCCTTTGAGGTGCAAGGGTCTGAGGCTTTCATTCAGCAACCTGATGGGTCACTGTTCAGCTGGTTTGAACGTTTTCGTTGCTACCAACACCTTCTTTATGGAATTGTAAGTTCTGACACTCTCCAACTATGTTAATAGTTATATTATGTATCTCCTATACATGTTTCAATTGCTCAAGTGTGTCATTTTACAGTGTTGCTGATTCACTACAGAACAAATCAACTGGTATTGAATATTATACAGGTAAATTGTTATGGACACGACGTTACACTGAAACTTGACGGAAGAGAGCTTTGTTGGGCACCAGAAGAATCATTAGTTAGAAAGTTGGAATCAGAAGGCGTCATCAAACAAATGTTTCCTCTTCACGGTATGCTATTTAATATACCTTGGGTTACAAGCTGTCTAGACTCTTAAGTATGGTTTAAAATTGACATTTTATCTGTAGATGAACTCAAGAGGAAAGAACTTCTCCGAACTTGGGCTTTAAACTGGTGGAACTTCACAAATCAACCAATTGATAAGATCTACTCTTACTTCGGTGCAAAGGTAGTCACACAGAGAAACCTAAGCTTTCTATATACATGTTGTAACAGAAAGCTTTTTGTGTAGAAACTCATTAAATAGAAATATCACAGATTGGAGTCTACTTTTCCTTCTTGGGAATGTATACACAGTGGTTACTTTTTCCAGCCTTACTCGGGTTTATAGTCCAGATGGTTAATTTTGGGTAAGTTCTAAGTCCACCTATTACAAGCTCTTTAAGTAAAATACTAGACATGCAGGCTCATCCATCATGCCTTGTTTCAGGTCATTGCAGTATCTTGTTCTCCCAAGTTTCTTTGTCATTACAACACTCTGGGCTGCCTTGTTTCTTCAGTTCTGGAAACGTAAAAACGCTGCTTTGTTAGCTAGGTAGGTTTCCCCTACACTGATGCTAACTTATTCAACAGTTTAGATTCTCTTAccaactagttttttttttttttttagatggcagATAAACTGTTTAGTTGGTCCCAGTCAAGGATATCGATTTCTCGGAATGGAATGGAGCTCTCTTCCGTTTCCAAAGGAGCTTACAAAGAATCTAGGGAATGAGAAATTCAAAGAGAAGGAACCATATCAAAGATATGAATGGTTTGCTTATCGCAAGAGGTTtagtaatgatgtttttgttatCATAAGCATTATCTGCTTCCAACTCCCATTTGAGCTAGCGTATGCTCATACTTACGAGATGATCACATCCAATATAATAAAGTGAGACCTTACTCATTTAGTTCTTTACCAGTCCTTTGTGTTAGCAATTTTTTCCATGACAATTTCTTTATTACGGTTTCAGGTTTGTTTTGACAGCTGTCTACCTTCTAATCATTCAGTACCTCACGAGGTTGGGAGGCAAAGTGGCTGTAAAGCTGATAAACCGAGAGATCAACGAGAGTGTGGAGTATCGAGCTAACAGTTTGATTTACAAAGTAAGGGACAAGGTTATTTTTGTGTTCATCGTTCCTTGTTTCTAATCATTGCTATATTGCAGGTTTTTGGGCTCTATTTTATGCAGACTTACATTGGTATCTTCTACCATGTTCTGTTACACCGGAACTTCACCACACTACGACAAGTATTGCTCCTACGGTTAATAATCTCCCAGGTAACAAGAAGATGGATGCCGCTTTATTACATACTCTACTTTGAAAATGTTTATACCAACATATGTTTGAGACTCAACTTTCTTCAGGTTTTCTGGACCTTTATGGATGGTTCTTTGTCTTACCTTAAGTACAGCTACAGAAAGTTTAGAGCTAGGTACACCCTTTATTTCATTCATGCACCCAGTGTCAGGAATCTTGAGAAATACCaaaacttctttttatttttccaggaagaagaagagaagtgaAGGTGGACCATCAACTGGAAAAATACAAATAGCCTCAAGAGTTGAGAAGGAATACCTCAAGCCTACATATTCAGCAAGCATTGGTGTAGAACTTGAAGATGGGCTATTTGATGGTACTTAAGTTATCAagtgtgattgattatgttAAGATGTAGCCTAAAATGTGAACTTGTGCAGATTCACTCAAGCTGGCTTTGCAGTTTGGAATGATCATGATGTTTGCTTGTGCCTTCCCTCTTGCTTTTTCCCTTGCTGCAGTGGTAATAATTAACATCTTTTCAACCAATTTCATGTTTGGCTTTTggatttttgttgaatataaGTTGGTGTACAGAGTAATATAATGGACATAAGAACAACTGCTTTAAAGCTATTGGTCACACTGCAAAGACCTTCTCCTCGTGCCGCTGCAACCATTGGAGCTTGGTTAAACATATGGCAGGTGACTTGGATAGCAAGAAAAATGAGCTTTATCATGTACTGCTATTTTGATCTCGCTGCACTGAGTGCTTTTTTTCGTGTGTTTCAGTTTTTAGTTGTAATGTCTATATGCACAAACTCGGCGCTCTTGGTATGTTTATACGACAAAGAAGGAAAATGGAAGATGGAACCAGGGCTGGCTGCCATTCTCATCTTGGAACATGTACTCTTGCTTCTGAAATTTGGACTCTCTCGTCTTGTCCCTGAAGAGCCTGCTTGGGTTAGAGCCAATCGTGTGAAGAATGTGACACAAGCACAAGACGTTTACAGTAAACAGCTCTTGAGAAGCAGTTCTAGTGAATTTGCCTCCATGGTAAAACCTGAACAAGAACAACAGAAAGAAGACTAGAAGCAACCTTGACTTGAATATATAGAACCAAAGAACATcgaaaaggtttttttttttatgtgacAGTTTGATCTTTTGTGTGCGTCCTTTTTTGCATAAAACATATAATGATATCTTGAATACTTGTATAGACAGAAGATCTATCTCCTGTTTTGTCTGTAAATACGTTGAACTATGAGGAAGTCAGTTTTAATATACATGTTATAATCATGGGTTTGAACTTTAGGAAGAACGGCCTCCtaatatattaaatgtttatGTTTTTCCATAATCAACAAACAAATGTTGTCCTGTAATTTTCTATCCTTCAGAAAGAAATCATTAACCAAATCCAGTGTAGAATTTAAATCACTAGTAAATGTATATAACTCATAAAAAATTTCTCAAGGACAAAACAAAACTCAATAATCATGTTTTACTAAAGCAGAATGCAAAAGGAATTCAGAATCATCATCATGACATCCCTGGAACGTAAACACATTCTCAGACCACTCTATGCATCCTTGAACCATCTTGTGACCCCAAATCTCAATTAAAATCTGTGCACACCAAATCTCAGTTCGACATTCCTCAGCATAATAATTAGTCTTCcaccaaactaaaactctctgGTCTTGGCCAGAGTTGGTCACCGAAATTAGATAATTAGAGGATATTATTGCTTCAAGTCCCTCAACTTTACTCCACCAATTTAATCCACCGCAACTTATGTAGAGAATCCTGCATAAGTGAACGTCTCCCGTTAAAACGAAACTCTGGGTttcattaaaaaagaaaaacaacatcATGTTTACTCAGAGACGTTAAAATCACGAAAGACATTCTAAAATCTCCAAATTTAAAATCGCGAGACACTCTGAATAACCCTAATTTTTAGATTTGAGTATTTTAGAATGTCTCTCGCGATTTTAACGTCTCTGAGTAAACATGATgttgtttttctcttttaatgAAACGCAGAGTTTTGTTTTAACGGGAGACGTTCACTATTGACGACAAAGGTTACGGAGGGGTTAAAACACTAACGGACATAAAGTTGAAGGTTTATTTCGTAAGatctttagttgagggtttCTTTTACGATTGATCTTTACttgaggggtttaattactaaaaacccttTTTCTTTTAGGAAAACCTCATAAACCAAAACAggaagttatatattattttttctttaaaaaaaatgtaaatatggATCCAAATGCTATGCTTGTAATTTGTAAGTTATTATTCAcatcattaatataataaacacgattattattttttcaatcgATTTTTTCTCTGGGTTTTGCTAGTGTTATtaacacaagaaaaaaatgatgtGGGAAatatatgtctttttttttgtcaactgattATATTAAAAAGGTCCAACAAAGTTTACATGATTACAATCGAAGTAGTTAATCTCGATGGTAAAAAGAGCAAAAAAGAAAGCAATACGATAAAACAAAGTATAGACATGGTTACATGGAGAGTTTTGCTGGATGGAAAAGAAATCTGTAGATAATTTTCACTTGTATCCTTGAAACGGTAACTCCAACGAACTTATAGTCGGAATGGACGTTGAAATACTCAAACAAAAGGGTTTTAAAGGAGGCATAATGCCCTTTGAGATGCTGGATTTGGCTAAACAGCCCACTGAACAAGTATTATCAGCACTAAAACCGACAAAGCTGACTGAAGATACTAGGTGGATCTCAAGAAACTGTGCTAGTTAATGTGTAAAGTGTAAACAACTCTAATGCAACATGGGTGTTGGTTATGCAAGTTGGTTATTAAATTTACCAAAAATCAAATCGTGTTATAGACCAAGCTGCAACGGTCGATCAGTAATTACTCCGATCATGCTTATTACAGAGGTTTTACCACAGCCACCTACAAGACCAAGCAGCGATCTTCTGTCGCAATTTCAGGTAGCTAGTCCTTGTCAAGTCTAGCTCTTTAAGGAACATCAAAGTTAGGATATCGACCGGTATGCTGTCAGAACCTTGTTTGTGTAATAGACACTTCTTAAGTagactttttctttttggttttggaaCTACAGCTTTCTCTCCGTCTCAAAACTCATGTTTTTGTGATTAGTAGTTCACCCGGTTTAGGAATTCGATTTGTTTAAAccggttttgatttttttccggCACGAAATCGACAATGGTGCCCTGTTTTGAGACATGTTAGATCAAGCTTACTTTTGTAGAAGAGGGACGATGGCGAAGATAAGCAGGCCATCAACAGGAAGACATCGTTTGGCTTTCGTGTTGCTTCTGTTTCTTGTGGCTGTCGGAATCTGTGTTCCTGTCTTTGCTCTCCTTCCGTCACTGTCCTCTCATCAGTATCTGCCTCCTGCGCTAAGTCGAGACGAGAAGGTAAGAAAGATTCATACTTTCAGAGATTACTACTGAGAGTTTGCTTCTTTGATGCTGCTGGATCCAAACAAGTATGATTTGGTTCTGTCTCACTGCTGGCGTGGATGGTTCTCATTTCATGTGTGTAAGTTGTCAACTTTCATTTGAACTTGTAGATGATGTCTCGGAGATTTTATATAAAAGACGACAAGTTCTGGAAAGATGAGAATCCTTTCCAGATCATTGGTGGTGATTTGCACTACTTCCGAGTTCTTCCTGAGGTATTGTTGTCCTCTCTCTTTGCATAACTACTAGTGATGTAGATGATTTTTATGATGATGCTAGATTGATGGCATGGCAGTACTGGGAAGATAGGCTTATGAGAGCCAAGGCTTTAGGTCTGAATACTATACAAACGTATGTTCCTTGGAATCTGCACGAACCAAAGCCTGGGAAGTTTGTCTTTGAGGGCATTGCTGATCTTGTGTCCTTTATCAAGCTTTGTCAGAAACTAGATTTACTGGTTATGCTGCGTGCTGGACCTTATATCTGTGGAGGTATCTGTTAATTTTGCTGTTTTCTTATGACTTGCTTCAAATGTTTTTACACAAACAAATGCTGATATATGTTCCTGTTTCCATCACAGAATGGGATTTGGGCGGTTTTCCTGCTTGGTTACTTGCTGTGAAACCACCTCTGAGACTAAGGACAGCAGATCCTGCATACCTTAAGTTGGTAAGCTATCATTATAAAGTGAAGCAAGTAGTAAATAATTGAAACTATTGTTAATCAGCTCGCAGTGTGCAATATTGGTCTGATTTTAGGCATTGTCGAAGTCTGTGGGATCCATTGGTAGTGAAAATTAGCAGTGGAATGATTAAGTGCTTTGTGGAGAATGAGTGGAAACTATGAATATTTTTACACGATTCATTGCGGCGAccatttttgtgtgtttcagcTCGGCAATTTCTCTTCCCTGCTTGTGTACTATGTCAAAAAGATATCGTATCTTTGTTCTATTGCTTGGGATATtctctatatgtatcctccacatAGATCCTTACTGCATTATTTTCCCATTCTGCCATATTCTTCACACGCCGCCCCAAGACTGTTCTTATGCATTGTGTTTGAAAGTAGAGTTATTCATAACAAAACATATCACAGGTGGAAAGATGGTGGAATGTCTTATTGCGGAAGGTATTTCCTCTGCTTCACAGCAACGGTGGTCCTGTTATAATGGTCCAGGTATGCACAAGAAAACGATGTTCCAATACTGTATCATTTATCCTGGTTTATTCTAGTGAGTTTGGCATATGTACACTTTATATGATGTGTTGGCTTCTACTAAACCTGGAACACTATGTGAAGCTAGAGGCTGGATCAATTATGTTGGCAAGTTTGCTAAGTCTAGGTTGTTTTTTTGCAGATTGAAAATGAATATGGGTCATATGGAAATGACAAAGCTTATCTTCGTAATCTAGTTACTATGGCTAGGGGACACCTGGGGAATGACATTATTCTGTAAGACTTTGTACATCTTCAACAATATGACATTATCTCATGTGAAAATAAATTGTGGTATCACTGTTAATGATCTTCAGGTATACAACCGATGGAGGTACAAGAGAAGCACTTGAGAAAGGAAATGTCCCCTTATATGATGTCTACTCAGGTAATGTAAATCATTCAGATGATTCGTTATCTTCTTCCTGATAAAACATCAACATACATACGTCCTCCGGAACATGATTGATTGTAAAACGAAATAGTGGTTTATAAAAATGACAAACAACTACATCTTTCTGA comes from the Brassica napus cultivar Da-Ae chromosome A7, Da-Ae, whole genome shotgun sequence genome and includes:
- the LOC106405407 gene encoding anoctamin-like protein At1g73020; translation: MNANNGEERIVHEVALVLPKRTRKEEEEEEDCVEVLVTELKKRGMVVDRDVGLADEFLKVAAPLETLESAAAELHIRKPTRLGMDLPFEVQGSEAFIQQPDGSLFSWFERFRCYQHLLYGIVNCYGHDVTLKLDGRELCWAPEESLVRKLESEGVIKQMFPLHDELKRKELLRTWALNWWNFTNQPIDKIYSYFGAKIGVYFSFLGMYTQWLLFPALLGFIVQMVNFGSLQYLVLPSFFVITTLWAALFLQFWKRKNAALLARWQINCLVGPSQGYRFLGMEWSSLPFPKELTKNLGNEKFKEKEPYQRYEWFAYRKRFSNDVFVIISIICFQLPFELAYAHTYEMITSNIIKFVLTAVYLLIIQYLTRLGGKVAVKLINREINESVEYRANSLIYKVFGLYFMQTYIGIFYHVLLHRNFTTLRQVLLLRLIISQVFWTFMDGSLSYLKYSYRKFRARKKKRSEGGPSTGKIQIASRVEKEYLKPTYSASIGVELEDGLFDDSLKLALQFGMIMMFACAFPLAFSLAAVSNIMDIRTTALKLLVTLQRPSPRAAATIGAWLNIWQFLVVMSICTNSALLVCLYDKEGKWKMEPGLAAILILEHVLLLLKFGLSRLVPEEPAWVRANRVKNVTQAQDVYSKQLLRSSSSEFASMVKPEQEQQKED
- the LOC106405410 gene encoding ESCRT-related protein CHMP1B, translated to MGNTDKLMNQIFDLKFTSKSLQRQSRKCEKEEKAEKLKVKKAIEKGNMDGARIYAENAIRKRSEQMNYLRLASRLDAVVARLDTQAKMATITKSMTNIVKSLESSLATGNLQKMSETMDSFEKQFVNMEVQAEFMENAMAGSTSLSTPEGEVNSLMQQVADDYGLEVSVGLPQPAGHAIPTATEEKVGEDDLSRRLAELKARG